A window of the Vanessa tameamea isolate UH-Manoa-2023 chromosome 22, ilVanTame1 primary haplotype, whole genome shotgun sequence genome harbors these coding sequences:
- the LOC113400680 gene encoding E3 ubiquitin ligase Rnf121: protein MDLHRPVDGNKSYEEMTSEEKLRYDHQKLHEMHKGHDSMHMTMVIILIVTLIVAHLVVSEWKNLHYRSYALFTMVAMWSIPLVMSISNHWTRFIVVWTVFTLLTAVVMWKSSQKPMSVTTPRLVYKWFYLIYKVSCFFGVFGYIVMMMTFMNINSIFNHKPQVWMDVGLVSLFYGLYFGVLGRDVAEYCTDKMAASIGYYTKEGMPTRHLESNVCAVCGNKLLVDVNEEGVLENTYKLTCSHVFHEFCIRGWCIVGKKQTCPYCKEKVDLKRMFTNPWDRPHILYGQLLDWIRWVIAWQPLVLFLAQGINWLFGLE from the exons aTGGATCTTCATCGACCGGTCGACGGTAACAAg tcgtATGAAGAAATGACGTCGGAAGAAAAATTAAG atatgACCATCAGAAATTGCACGAGATGCACAAGGGTCACGACTCGATGCATATGACAATGGTCATTATCCTTATTGTGACGCTAATCGTGGCTCACTTAGTAGTATCTGAATGGAAGAATTTACATTACAGATCGTATGCa CTATTTACGATGGTTGCGATGTGGTCGATACCGCTGGTGATGAGCATCAGTAACCACTGGACGAGATTCATTGTGGTGTGGACGGTGTTCACACTGCTGACCGCCGTCGTCATGTGGAAGTCATCGCAGAAGCCCATGTCTGTCACTACACCAAG ATTGGTGTACAAATGGTTCTACCTCATATACAAAGTGAGCTGCTTCTTCGGTGTGTTCGGCTACATAGTTATGATGATGACCTTCATGAACATTAACTCTATATTCAATCACAAGCCGCAAGTATGGATGGACGTTGGTCTAGTGTCACTGTTCTACGGACTGTACTTCGGGGTGCTGGGCCGAGACGTTGCCGAATATTGTACTGATAAAATGGCCGCTTCTATAGGG TATTACACAAAAGAAGGGATGCCGACTCGACACTTAGAGAGCAATGTGTGTGCTGTCTGTGGCAATAAGTTATTGGTTGATGTTAATGAGGAAGGCGTTTTAG aaaatacatataaactgaCCTGTAGTCATGTTTTCCACGAGTTCTGTATCCGAGGCTGGTGCATCGTCGGCAAGAAGCAGACCTGTCCGTACTGCAAGGAGAAGGTGGATCTCAAGAGAATGTTTACTAATCC TTGGGACCGACCACATATTCTCTATGGACAACTGCTAGATTGGATCAGATGGGTGATTGCCTGGCAACCGCTGGTGCTCTTCCTTGCTCAAGGCATCAACTGGCTCTTTGGACTTGAATAA